The following proteins are co-located in the Paludibaculum fermentans genome:
- a CDS encoding sugar phosphate isomerase/epimerase family protein, with the protein MAAASAVPVLNAAVDPVPGDVRLGVASYSFREFSRSLAIKGTKALNTPYLCIKEFHALYRSTPEELDKAKADFQKAGLTLTGGGTVYMLKDDMADIKTYFEYAKRLGMPMMNIGATAKSLPMIEKTLKDYDIQIAVHNHGPEDKHFPAPSDALKLMKDMDPRMGVCIDVGHTTRTGKNVIEEIQAAGPRLLDMHIKDLRDLMNRDSQVDVGDGQMPIVGIFKQLKKMNYKGIVHLEYEINADNPLPGMQKSFAYMRGVNAALRA; encoded by the coding sequence ATGGCCGCGGCTTCCGCAGTCCCCGTCTTGAATGCCGCCGTTGACCCCGTCCCCGGCGATGTCCGACTTGGTGTGGCCAGCTACTCCTTCCGTGAATTCAGCCGCTCCCTCGCGATCAAGGGCACGAAGGCGCTGAATACGCCCTACCTCTGCATCAAGGAGTTTCACGCGCTCTACCGCTCCACCCCCGAGGAACTGGACAAGGCCAAGGCCGACTTCCAGAAGGCTGGCCTGACGCTCACCGGCGGCGGCACGGTCTACATGCTGAAGGACGACATGGCCGACATCAAGACGTACTTCGAGTACGCCAAGCGGCTGGGCATGCCCATGATGAACATCGGCGCCACGGCCAAGTCGCTGCCGATGATTGAGAAGACCCTGAAGGATTACGACATCCAGATCGCGGTCCACAACCATGGTCCGGAGGACAAGCACTTCCCCGCCCCGTCCGACGCGCTGAAGCTGATGAAGGACATGGATCCGCGCATGGGCGTCTGCATCGACGTGGGCCACACCACCCGCACGGGCAAGAATGTCATTGAAGAGATCCAGGCCGCCGGACCGCGCCTGCTGGACATGCACATCAAGGATCTGCGCGACCTGATGAACCGCGACAGCCAGGTGGATGTAGGCGACGGCCAGATGCCGATCGTCGGCATTTTCAAACAACTGAAGAAGATGAACTACAAGGGCATCGTGCATCTCGAGTACGAGATCAATGCCGACAACCCGCTGCCCGGCATGCAGAAGAGCTTCGCCTACATGCGCGGCGTCAACGCAGCCCTGCGGGCGTAG